One Qipengyuania gaetbuli genomic region harbors:
- a CDS encoding carbon-nitrogen hydrolase family protein, with protein sequence MPNSSPVRKKRPSVRRKSSEKFGQRRLEVRNAKIKDIRGIADLVRRVYEDMPAYTHGEIRGQINNFREGCFVALLDDEVVGYCATMQVAEALAFQDHDWDEITGNGYGSRHDPTGDWLYGYEMCVDPKVRGVRIGRRLYEERRALAEEKDLTGIVFAGRMPNYRRYRRRVEGPQDYLEKVVEGKLHDPVLRFQLANGFEPERIIEGYLPEDKASMANAVMMVWRNPYVERDQPVKKRLPRGVEAVRVATCQLQARAVADYAEFMRAIEYFIDVASDYEADFIVFPELFTLMLLSFEEKELSPVEAIERLSEYTPRLRSDISDMAMRYNINIIAGSHPTRMEDGDIHNVAYVCLRDGSVHAQEKIHPTPNERYWWNIKGGDKVEVIQTDCGPIGVQICYDSEFPELSRRLADEGARIIFVPFCTDSRQGYLRVRYCGQARAIENQCFVVLSGNVGNLPNVANMDIQYAQSCILTPCDFPFARDGIAAEASENVETLTISDINLADLSWARAEGTVRNLADRRFDLYRIEWDEDGKHPGKPRPRREPLGPKHPGGG encoded by the coding sequence ATGCCAAACAGCTCTCCGGTCAGGAAAAAACGCCCGTCTGTACGTCGCAAGTCCTCCGAGAAGTTCGGCCAGCGCCGGCTCGAGGTGCGTAACGCCAAGATCAAGGACATTCGCGGCATCGCCGACCTCGTCCGACGCGTCTACGAGGACATGCCCGCCTATACCCACGGCGAAATCCGCGGCCAGATCAACAATTTCCGCGAAGGCTGCTTCGTCGCCCTGCTCGACGACGAGGTGGTGGGTTATTGCGCCACCATGCAGGTCGCAGAAGCGCTCGCATTCCAGGATCATGACTGGGACGAGATTACCGGCAACGGCTACGGCAGCCGCCACGACCCGACGGGCGACTGGCTCTACGGCTACGAAATGTGCGTCGACCCCAAGGTGCGCGGCGTGCGCATCGGGCGCCGCCTCTATGAAGAGCGCCGCGCGCTGGCGGAAGAGAAGGACCTGACGGGCATCGTCTTTGCCGGGCGGATGCCGAATTACCGCCGCTATCGCCGCAGGGTCGAAGGCCCGCAGGATTACCTCGAAAAGGTGGTCGAGGGGAAACTGCACGACCCGGTCTTGCGCTTCCAGCTCGCCAATGGTTTCGAGCCCGAGCGTATCATCGAAGGCTATCTGCCCGAAGACAAGGCGAGCATGGCCAATGCGGTCATGATGGTCTGGCGCAACCCCTATGTGGAACGCGACCAGCCGGTGAAGAAGCGCCTGCCCCGCGGGGTGGAAGCCGTGCGCGTGGCCACCTGCCAGCTGCAGGCCCGCGCGGTGGCAGACTACGCCGAATTTATGCGGGCCATCGAGTATTTCATCGATGTTGCAAGCGATTACGAGGCGGACTTCATCGTCTTTCCCGAACTCTTCACGCTCATGCTGCTGAGCTTCGAGGAGAAGGAACTCTCGCCGGTAGAGGCGATCGAGCGCCTTTCGGAATACACCCCGCGCCTGCGCAGCGATATCTCCGACATGGCGATGCGCTACAACATCAACATCATTGCCGGCAGCCACCCCACCCGCATGGAAGACGGCGATATCCACAATGTCGCTTACGTCTGCCTGCGCGACGGTTCGGTCCATGCGCAGGAGAAAATTCACCCCACCCCGAACGAGCGGTACTGGTGGAACATCAAGGGCGGCGACAAGGTCGAGGTCATTCAGACGGACTGCGGCCCGATCGGCGTACAGATTTGCTATGACAGCGAATTCCCCGAACTCAGCCGACGCCTCGCCGACGAAGGTGCGCGGATCATCTTCGTGCCATTCTGTACCGACAGCCGGCAGGGCTATTTGCGTGTGCGCTATTGCGGCCAGGCGCGTGCGATCGAGAACCAGTGTTTCGTCGTGCTGTCGGGCAATGTCGGCAACCTGCCCAACGTCGCCAACATGGACATCCAGTACGCACAGAGCTGCATCCTGACGCCGTGCGACTTTCCCTTCGCCCGCGACGGTATCGCGGCAGAAGCCAGCGAAAACGTGGAGACGCTGACGATTAGCGACATCAACCTCGCGGACCTGTCATGGGCGCGCGCCGAAGGCACGGTGCGCAACCTCGCCGACCGCCGCTTCGATCTCTATCGCATCGAGTGGGATGAGGACGGGAAGCACCCTGGCAAGCCCCGCCCGCGCCGCGAACCGCTCGGTCCAAAGCATCCGGGCGGCGGCTGA
- a CDS encoding S8 family peptidase, translating to MSLVLMLAACGGGGGGPPVSAPRPTPTPTPTPTPTPTPTPTPTPTPPPSGFVTAEYERSDGPEFHGAITAWESGATGTGSVIAVIDTGIDSDSPEFAGRIHPASQDVAGNRGIEAEDDHGTNVSLIAAAARNNQGIVGIAFQADVLALRADAPGTCATDTPDDPSLGCSFINRDIARGIDVAVNAGATVINLSLGGGAPGQAVLDAVARASAAGVVIIVASGNSGDGSDPDFDRFQPLPFASAIRDAGGNNVIIVGSVDESGAFSSFANPAGAQADFYLTARGERLCCVYEDGRIFVGTDTSGDYVVLFSGTSFAAPQVSGAVALLKQAFPNLTGAEIVELLLDSARDGGDPGTDTTFGRGILDIARAFQPAGALSIAGTSLAVSSGQPVAVGSPAMGDALSGNGGVTTVATDKYDRAYSVDLGRGMRDGFEGSDRLRAALAPGGRRVSAGNERLAMGFTVTDRSAANSGLEPVAELLLSRNEADAARVLAGRIAARISPNLQLSFAIREGSDGLAAQLEGSDAPAFLVAGSGRASPLQARGTRTIAARYEIDPSTGLSLSMESGDVSVSSEGPLPEPTRVLFDRNRYVRVSGQLDRSFGNLRGSTALDWIREDSTVLGGWFGGTLGGEGAETVLLTGTLGYDIAPQWTLASTLRRGWTMVDTAGLIGANSRLATSSWSIDLDRRGVFNAQDRLAFRLSQPMRVESGGLNLRLPVGYDYATESAVFGDRLLSLTPSSREIVGEARWSGPMGWGWGGASLFYRKDPFHRADTNSDYGAAVSYRATF from the coding sequence ATGAGCCTCGTGCTCATGCTGGCTGCGTGCGGCGGTGGAGGGGGAGGGCCGCCCGTTTCGGCCCCGAGACCCACGCCGACACCCACGCCGACCCCGACCCCGACGCCCACGCCGACTCCAACGCCTACGCCCACTCCGCCACCAAGCGGCTTTGTCACGGCCGAGTACGAGCGGTCCGACGGGCCGGAATTCCACGGGGCCATCACAGCCTGGGAATCCGGTGCCACGGGTACGGGTTCGGTAATTGCCGTGATCGACACAGGGATCGACAGCGACAGCCCGGAATTTGCCGGACGCATCCATCCCGCGTCGCAGGATGTGGCCGGGAACCGCGGTATCGAGGCGGAGGATGATCACGGCACCAATGTCAGCCTGATCGCAGCCGCCGCGCGCAACAACCAGGGCATCGTGGGTATCGCTTTTCAGGCCGACGTCCTTGCCCTGCGCGCCGATGCGCCGGGCACCTGCGCTACCGATACACCGGACGATCCATCGCTCGGCTGCAGCTTCATCAATCGCGACATCGCGCGTGGGATCGACGTTGCGGTCAACGCCGGTGCGACCGTGATCAACCTCTCCCTCGGCGGAGGGGCGCCCGGGCAGGCGGTGCTCGATGCGGTTGCCCGCGCTTCGGCAGCGGGTGTCGTGATCATCGTCGCCTCGGGCAATTCCGGCGACGGAAGCGACCCCGATTTCGACCGGTTCCAGCCGCTGCCCTTTGCCTCCGCCATCCGCGATGCTGGGGGGAACAACGTCATCATCGTCGGTTCGGTCGATGAAAGCGGCGCTTTTTCCAGTTTCGCCAATCCGGCAGGAGCGCAGGCGGACTTCTACCTGACGGCTCGCGGCGAGCGCCTTTGCTGCGTCTACGAGGATGGCCGCATCTTCGTGGGCACAGACACTAGCGGCGATTACGTGGTGCTCTTCTCCGGCACGAGTTTCGCAGCACCTCAGGTTTCCGGCGCCGTGGCTCTGCTCAAGCAGGCCTTCCCGAACCTGACCGGGGCGGAGATCGTCGAATTGCTGCTCGACAGCGCAAGGGACGGGGGCGACCCCGGGACCGATACGACCTTCGGACGCGGCATCCTCGACATTGCTCGGGCATTCCAGCCGGCAGGTGCACTTTCGATTGCCGGAACGAGTCTGGCGGTCTCCAGCGGCCAGCCCGTGGCAGTCGGCTCGCCCGCGATGGGCGATGCGCTGTCCGGAAACGGCGGCGTGACCACGGTTGCGACAGACAAGTACGACCGCGCCTACTCCGTCGACCTCGGTCGCGGGATGCGTGACGGGTTCGAGGGCAGCGACCGACTTAGGGCTGCACTTGCACCCGGTGGCCGACGCGTGTCGGCCGGCAACGAGCGGCTCGCAATGGGTTTTACGGTCACGGACCGTTCTGCCGCGAACAGCGGGTTGGAGCCGGTTGCGGAGCTGCTGCTCAGCAGGAACGAGGCTGATGCGGCACGGGTGCTGGCCGGACGCATTGCGGCGCGCATCTCGCCGAATCTGCAACTGAGCTTTGCCATCAGAGAAGGCAGCGACGGCCTTGCCGCACAGCTGGAAGGAAGCGATGCTCCGGCGTTCCTGGTTGCAGGGTCAGGCAGGGCCTCACCGCTTCAGGCGCGCGGTACGCGCACGATTGCAGCGCGCTATGAAATCGACCCCAGCACCGGCCTGAGCCTCTCGATGGAAAGCGGCGATGTGTCGGTATCCTCCGAAGGTCCGCTGCCGGAGCCCACGCGCGTCCTGTTCGATCGCAACCGCTATGTCCGTGTCAGTGGACAACTGGACCGCTCCTTCGGCAATTTGCGCGGATCGACGGCGCTGGACTGGATCCGCGAGGACAGCACGGTCCTTGGCGGCTGGTTTGGTGGGACGCTGGGCGGCGAGGGGGCGGAAACCGTCCTGCTGACCGGTACGCTGGGCTACGATATCGCACCGCAGTGGACGCTTGCCAGCACACTGCGCCGCGGCTGGACCATGGTCGACACTGCGGGGCTTATCGGTGCGAATTCGCGCCTTGCCACCAGTAGCTGGTCGATCGATCTCGACCGGAGGGGCGTCTTCAATGCGCAGGATCGCCTTGCATTCCGCCTCTCGCAACCGATGCGGGTCGAAAGCGGGGGCCTCAACCTGCGCCTGCCGGTGGGGTACGATTACGCCACCGAAAGCGCCGTGTTCGGCGACCGCCTGTTGTCGCTCACGCCTTCATCGCGCGAGATAGTGGGCGAAGCACGCTGGAGCGGCCCGATGGGCTGGGGCTGGGGCGGAGCGTCTCTATTCTACCGCAAGGACCCGTTCCACCGCGCCGATACCAACTCCGATTACGGGGCCGCCGTCAGCTACCGCGCCACGTTTTGA
- a CDS encoding cation:proton antiporter yields MASGELASPAISDALVILGAAGLVIPVFTRFRITPVIGFILIGILVGPYGLGQLVYERPLLEHVTISDPEALEPFAEFGIILLLFAIGLELSFKRLWQLRKLVFGLGAMELMIGGICIAAVLAMMGQYWTGALALGFALAFSSTAIVLPISGSSSPVGRAALSMLLFEDIMIVPIIFVLGAMAPNAQADGWEGLLQTLWQGALVIGVMMIAGRILLPRLFAQAARTKSPELFLAAALLVVIGSSLATAAVGLSPIVGALIAGLLIAETEYHGEVETIMEPFKGLALGIFLITVGMSIDLRTIWENLGVVAVAVVGVLLFKALLTGVLLRLMGARRSTAAETGILMASPSETTLIVLAAASSALLIQPGTAQFWQIVTAIGLTITPLLARLGRMVARRIEPAPELPPEDEGEPRVIIVGAGRVGRLIAQMLEAHDKPYVAIDSDADMIESAKRKGYRATFGDAARGDALRRLGVDNALAVVLTMDEPVLAQRLVSKLRAEHPDLLIVARARDIAHASELYRAGASHAVPETLEATLQLSEAVLVDIGVAMGPVIASIHEKRDEFRARIEEDGALTYKPKLRSSTAEG; encoded by the coding sequence ATGGCATCCGGCGAACTGGCTTCTCCCGCAATTTCCGACGCACTGGTGATCCTCGGCGCTGCCGGGCTGGTCATCCCGGTGTTTACCCGCTTCCGCATCACGCCGGTCATCGGCTTCATCCTGATCGGCATTCTTGTCGGTCCATATGGCCTCGGTCAATTGGTCTACGAGCGACCATTGCTCGAACATGTCACGATATCCGATCCCGAAGCACTGGAGCCATTTGCGGAGTTCGGAATCATCCTGCTGCTGTTCGCCATCGGCCTCGAGCTGTCGTTCAAGCGCTTGTGGCAATTGCGCAAGCTGGTCTTCGGCCTCGGCGCGATGGAGCTGATGATAGGCGGCATCTGCATTGCGGCGGTGCTGGCGATGATGGGCCAGTACTGGACCGGCGCATTGGCGCTGGGTTTTGCCCTTGCATTCTCGTCCACTGCCATCGTCCTGCCGATCTCCGGCAGTTCCAGCCCCGTGGGCCGCGCAGCGCTTTCCATGCTGCTGTTCGAGGACATCATGATCGTCCCGATCATTTTCGTCCTTGGCGCAATGGCACCCAATGCGCAGGCGGACGGCTGGGAAGGCCTGCTGCAGACGCTGTGGCAGGGTGCGCTGGTGATCGGCGTGATGATGATTGCCGGCCGCATTCTCCTGCCCCGCCTGTTCGCGCAGGCAGCCCGGACCAAAAGCCCCGAACTTTTCCTCGCCGCCGCCCTGCTGGTGGTCATCGGGTCGAGCCTGGCCACTGCAGCCGTCGGCCTGTCGCCCATCGTGGGCGCGCTGATTGCGGGCCTGCTGATCGCCGAGACCGAATATCACGGCGAAGTCGAGACGATCATGGAGCCGTTCAAGGGCCTCGCGCTGGGTATCTTCCTTATCACCGTGGGCATGAGCATCGACCTCAGGACCATCTGGGAAAACCTAGGCGTTGTCGCCGTCGCGGTTGTTGGCGTGCTTCTGTTCAAGGCCTTGCTGACGGGCGTCCTCCTTCGCCTCATGGGTGCGCGCCGCAGCACGGCGGCGGAAACGGGCATCCTGATGGCCAGCCCTTCGGAAACGACGCTGATCGTGCTGGCGGCGGCGAGCAGCGCGCTGCTGATCCAGCCCGGCACGGCGCAGTTCTGGCAGATCGTGACTGCAATCGGCCTCACCATCACGCCCCTGCTGGCACGGCTCGGCCGCATGGTTGCCCGCCGTATCGAACCCGCCCCCGAACTGCCGCCCGAGGACGAGGGCGAACCGCGGGTCATTATCGTGGGTGCCGGCCGCGTCGGTCGCCTGATCGCCCAGATGCTTGAAGCGCACGACAAGCCCTATGTCGCGATCGATTCCGATGCCGACATGATCGAGAGCGCCAAGCGCAAGGGTTATCGGGCAACCTTCGGCGATGCCGCCCGAGGGGATGCGCTCAGGAGGCTGGGCGTCGACAATGCGCTGGCGGTCGTCCTGACCATGGACGAACCTGTGCTGGCCCAGCGGCTCGTTTCCAAGCTTCGCGCAGAGCACCCGGACCTGCTGATCGTCGCGCGTGCCCGTGACATCGCCCATGCATCGGAACTCTACCGTGCAGGCGCCAGCCATGCCGTGCCCGAAACGCTGGAGGCGACGCTGCAGCTTTCCGAGGCGGTTCTGGTCGACATCGGCGTTGCCATGGGGCCTGTAATCGCCTCCATCCACGAGAAGCGCGACGAATTCCGCGCCCGTATCGAGGAGGATGGAGCGCTGACCTACAAGCCCAAGCTGAGGTCAAGCACGGCGGAAGGCTGA